In a single window of the Xylanibacillus composti genome:
- a CDS encoding Gfo/Idh/MocA family oxidoreductase, which produces MSEGNGHPISFSAIINGFNEIELRKMGWNVIHDYMSERDPADVGLNGISVTHAWTQDEELTKQMSKACYIENIVKQPEDMIGHVDAVIIARDDYNTHVELSKPFLHAGLPVFIDKPLSLCPEEINFFKPYLASGQLMSCSAMRYARELDTVKRNISQYGDIKLIRGTVVNGWDKYGIHILDAIYPLLRSKCIAVTRIPANHTSIAIEMENGSAVQIDALGEIPKTFSIEIFGSKLRSSHEISDNFTMFRRMLWHFFNSIDKKRNAIPDVDTLTIMRILYAGHIAQQGSGRIVLDELGF; this is translated from the coding sequence ATGAGCGAGGGCAATGGCCATCCTATTTCGTTTTCTGCGATCATAAACGGATTTAACGAGATCGAATTGCGTAAGATGGGCTGGAATGTCATTCATGATTATATGAGCGAGAGAGATCCTGCCGATGTTGGTCTGAACGGAATTAGCGTTACACATGCATGGACACAGGATGAGGAACTTACCAAGCAAATGAGCAAGGCTTGTTACATTGAAAACATTGTCAAACAGCCGGAAGACATGATTGGGCATGTAGATGCCGTTATTATTGCACGGGATGATTACAATACGCATGTGGAGCTTTCCAAACCGTTTCTCCATGCAGGTCTTCCTGTTTTTATAGATAAACCGCTAAGTCTCTGTCCGGAAGAAATAAACTTCTTCAAGCCTTATTTGGCCTCAGGTCAACTTATGAGCTGCTCGGCAATGCGTTATGCCAGAGAATTGGACACTGTGAAAAGAAACATCTCTCAGTATGGCGATATCAAATTGATACGCGGTACAGTAGTAAATGGTTGGGATAAGTATGGGATTCATATTCTGGATGCGATATATCCGCTTCTACGTTCGAAATGTATTGCGGTTACCCGTATTCCTGCCAATCATACATCTATCGCGATCGAGATGGAGAATGGTTCTGCTGTGCAGATTGATGCCTTAGGGGAAATCCCGAAAACTTTTTCAATTGAAATATTTGGATCGAAGCTAAGAAGCTCTCATGAGATTTCCGATAACTTTACTATGTTTAGACGTATGTTATGGCACTTTTTTAATTCTATAGACAAAAAACGAAATGCCATCCCCGATGTGGATACTTTAACAATCATGAGAATTTTGTATGCAGGCCACATTGCACAACAAGGAAGCGGGAGGATAGTGC